Proteins co-encoded in one Setaria viridis chromosome 9, Setaria_viridis_v4.0, whole genome shotgun sequence genomic window:
- the LOC117836840 gene encoding acyl carrier protein 2, chloroplastic, with amino-acid sequence MAAPITAAAAARSSVLVYSPALRVQGMDAVSFRVSASFPRQRTSFPSFRVQRIPKRFQVSCSAKQETIEKVCEIVKGQLALPEDSTVTGETKFVDLGADSLDTVEIVMGLEEAFQINVDESSAQEIQTVGDAAALIDKLIAEKDA; translated from the exons ATGGCTGCtcccatcaccgccgccgccgccgcaaggtCGTCCGTCCTCGTCTACTCCCCTGCGCTGCGGGTACAG GGAATGGATGCAGTGTCATTTCGAGTATCGGCATCTTTCCCCAGGCAAAGAACAAGCTTTCCATCTTTTCGAGTGCAGCGGATTCCAAAGCGCTTTCAGGTGTCATGTTCG GCTAAACAAGAAACCATTGAGAAGGTTTGTGAAATAGTGAAGGGTCAGTTAGCTCTACCCGAAGACAGCACTGTAACAGGAGAGACAAAGTTTGTGGACCTTGGAGCTGATTCACTCGATACT GTCGAAATTGTGATGGGGCTTGAGGAAGCATTCCAAATCAACGTGGACGAATCGAGCGCTCAAGAGATCCAGACGGTGGGGGATGCTGCCGCTCTCATTGACAAGCTTATTGCAGAGAAGGATGCTTGA
- the LOC117836833 gene encoding ATP-dependent DNA helicase 2 subunit KU80, which yields MARNKEALVLLLDVGPSMHGVLQEVKNICSTLVHKKLVYNRSDEVGIVLFGTKETCNELAKELGGYKHVTVAHDIKVVDEGTSQALQNLPAGSVPGDFLDAVVVGLDMLIRKYGNTKGKRRLCLITSAQHRLRDPPEGTKEDQVDTIADQMKRHDIKMECIVFREPGIHHNAVMDENDWLLYQFRNRSVAKVVQVDSPTSLLGALKTRNVLPVTVFRGDLEVSSNFKIKVWVYKKTAEEKFPTLKKYSDKAPPSDKFASHEVKVDYEYKSVVEPDKVVPPDQRIKGYLYGPQVVPISSAEWEAVKFKPEKGVKLLGFTDRSSILRHHFMKDVCLFIPEPGNTKATLAVSAIARAMHQMNKVAIVRCVWRQGQGNVAFGVLTPNISSVNNIQDSFYFNVLPFAEDIREFQFRSFSSLPSSSQPTEEQQEAADNLVKMLDLAPPGREVLKPEFTPNPMLERFYSYLDLKAKQPDANVPPLERCLRRITEPDPDVIDQQTPLIQNLGKAFELKENPKKKKARTQDRLAYTGAGDQAKSVAEPSAEKDGVLVVLYPPTENIGEIRDLHPVQDFEAMLAKRSSSTWVQKAIEEMQKYTTALLENSRDGDNYSKALECFAALRKACIIEQEPEEFNQFLTKTYERLKKGDVANFFQLLSSKNISLISKGEAPDSDVTEEMARSFYLKQEAASE from the exons ATGGCTCGCAACAAG GAAGCGTTGGTTTTGCTACTGGATGTTGGTCCTTCAATGCATGGGGTGCTGCAGGAGGTCAAGAACATATGTTCAACTCTGGTGCATAAGAAG TTAGTTTATAATAGGAGCGATGAGGTCGGTATTGTCCTCTTTGGAACTAAAG AAACATGCAATGAGCTTGCGAAGGAGCTTGGGGGCTATAAGCATGTGACAGTTGCACATGATATTAAAGTTGTAGATGAAGGGACTTCACAGGCTCTCCAAAACCTCCCAGCAGGATCTGTCCCTGGTGATT TTCTGGACGCTGTTGTTGTTGGCTTGGATATGCTGATTAGGAAATATGGTAATACCAAAGGAAAGCGGCGTCTCTGTCTAATCACCAGTGCACAGCATCGGTTAAGAGATCCGCCTGAAGGGACTAAAGAAGATCAGGTGGACACCATTGCAGACCAGATGAAAAGACATGATATCAAGATGGAGTGCATTGTCTTCAGAGAACCGGGAATCCATCATAATGCTGTAATGGATGAAAATGACTGGTTGTTGTATCAGTTCAGGAATAGATCAGTAGCAAAGGTGGTCCAGGTTGACAGCCCAACATCTCTGTTGGGTGCTCTGAAGACAAGAAATGTGCTTCCAGTTACCGTCTTCAGGGGAGACCTGGAAGTGAGCTCCAATTTTAAAATCAAG GTGTGGGTCTATAAGAAAACAGCTGAGGAGAAATTCCCCACTTTGAAGAAGTATTCAGACAAGGCTCCTCCAAGTGATAAATTTGCCTCTCATGAAGTCAAAGTGGATTATGAGTACAAAAGCGTTGTCGAACCAGACAAAGTTGTTCCACCAGATCAGAGGATTAAGGGATACCTTTATGGTCCTCAAGTTGTCCCTATATCATCTGCTGAATGGGAGGCGGTCAAGTTCAAGCCAGAGAAAGGTGTGAAGCTTCTAGGATTTACAGATAGATCCAGCATATTACG GCACCACTTTATGAAAGATGTATGCTTGTTTATACCTGAACCAGGTAACACGAAAGCAACTCTTGCAGTTTCCGCCATAGCAAGAGCAATGCATCAAATGAACAAGGTTGCTATTGTTCGATGTGTGTGGAGGCAAGGTCAAGGGAATGTTGCTTTTGGTGTATTGACGCCAAACATTTCATCAGTGAACAATATC CAAGATTCCTTCTACTTCAATGTGCTCCCATTTGCTGAGGACATCAGAGAGTTTCAGTTCCGATCCTTTAGCAGCCTGCCATCATCGTCTCAGCCCACTGAAGAACAACAAGAAGCTGCAGATAACCTAGTGAAGATGTTAGACCTAGCACCACCTGGAAGAGAAGTCCTCAAGCCTGAGTTCACACCAAATCCCATGTTGGAG AGATTTTACAGTTACCTTGATCTAAAGGCGAAGCAGCCAGATGCAAATGTGCCACCACTTGAAAGATGTCTAAGGAGGATAACTGAACCTGATCCTGATGTCATTGACCAACAAACGCCATTAATCCAAAATTTAGGCAAAGCCTTTGAGCTGAAGGAGAACCCCAAG AAGAAGAAAGCACGAACACAGGACAGACTGGCATATACTGGTGCTGGTGATCAAGCTAAATCAGTAGCAGAGCCCTCTGCAGAAAAGGATGGGGTTTTGGTGGTTTTATATCCTCCAACAGAGAATATCGGGGAGATCAGAGATTTACATCCTGTTCAAGATTTTGAAGCCATGCTGGCAAAGAGATCTAGCTCAACGTGGGTTCAAAAGGCAATTGAAGAGATGCAGAAGTACACAACAGCTTTGTTAGAAAATTCCCGTGATGGGGATAATTACTCAAAGGCACTTGAATGTTTCGCTGCTCTGCGGAAAGCCTGCATTATTGAACAG GAACCAGAGGAATTCAACCAGTTCCTTACAAAGACTTACGAAAGATTGAAGAAGGGTGATGttgccaatttctttcagctTCTGTCCTCGAAAAATATTTCACTTATCAGCAAAGGGGAAGCACCTGATAG TGATGTGACTGAAGAGATGGCAAGAAGTTTCTATCTAAAACAAGAAGCGGCGTCTGAGTAG
- the LOC117836839 gene encoding uncharacterized protein — MILAVLFANSDGNILIERFHGVPAEERLHWRSFLVKLGSENLKGSKNEELHVASHKSVSIVYTTIGDVCLYIVGKDEYDELALAEVIFAITSAVKDVCGKPPTERLFLDKYGRICLCLDEIVWKGLLENTEKDRVRRLIRLKPPVEP; from the exons ATGATACTGGCCGTGCTCTTCGCCAACTCCGACGGCAACATCCTCATCGAGCG GTTCCATGGGGTCCCCGCGGAGGAGAGGCTCCACTGGCGCTCCTTCCTGGTGAAGCTCGGATCCGAGAACCTCAAAGGCTCCAAGAACGAGGAGCTCCACGTTGCTTCCCACAA GTCGGTCTCTATTGTTTATACCACAATTGGGGATGTCTGCCTGTACATTGTTGGCAAGGATGAGTATGATGAGCTTGCTT TGGCCGAGGTGATATTTGCAATTACATCAGCGGTGAAGGATGTCTGTGGAAAACCTCCTACTGAGCGCCTTTTCCTTGACAAATATGGGAGGATCTGCCTGTGCCTTGATGAGATTGTTTGGAAG GGTCTGCTTGAAAACACGGAGAAAGACAGAGTGCGGAGGTTGATTAGACTAAAGCCCCCTGTTGAGCCATGA
- the LOC117836832 gene encoding pentatricopeptide repeat-containing protein At5g46580, chloroplastic, with protein sequence MAPPTAASASASASAFLFLSPPRSRSHLKPRPRPTATILCSSATSSSTRSLSEQLEPLTRTLLHDKPTPIAADRPTPEPTWVNPSRPKPTVLSLRRQRRRSPSAHPSSAPLQPLLRAIRALPEDADLAATLDAFFPQGSPPSPSDALLLLNYLHPSWRKSLSLLAWLRALPSAAFPLDTIFFNVALKSLRAARQWPHAERLALDMLDAGVPLDNITYSTLITAARRCRHFAKAVEWFERMYAADGVLPDEVTYSAVLDVYAQLGMKEEVLALFDRARGSGWKPDHVAFAVLAKMFGEAGDYEGIQFVFKEMQEVGIKPNIFVYNALLEALGKTGKPGLARNLFDEMTAQGVEPNARTLTALAKIYGRARWGRDALQLWEQMREMKLPADNILCNTLLSMCADVGLVAEAEQLFNEMKDPECRDVPKPDKWSYTAMINIYGSNGDTDQALQLFTEMLKGGIEPNIMSYTIVIQCLGKAQRIRQAVEVLEAGLEKGLKPDDRLCGCLLSVVALSSGEETEVVLSSLEKVNQNLVKLIRMLGEDQVGVDDLTKELKGVLNAAAPEVRRPYCNCLIDICQNHGFPPQRAREVFQLAHTYGLYSKLHSRKDGEWSLDLRSLSVGAAKTAFDDWMQTISELLVQQKALPESFSVYTGSSTHKFAQGLASAFASHLEQMAAPFRPSESHVGSFISSRDDLVSWLQMSSSSAVVAG encoded by the coding sequence ATGGCGCCACCaaccgccgcctcggcctccgcctccgcctccgccttcctcttcctctccccgccGCGAAGCCGGAGCCACCTCAAGcccaggcccaggcccaccgccaccatcctatgctcctccgccacctcctcctccacgcgcTCCCTCTCCGAGCAGCTCGAGCCGCTCACCCGCACGCTCCTCCACGACAAGCCCACGCCGATCGCCGCCGACCGCCCCACCCCGGAGCCCACCTGGGTGAACCCCTCCCGCCCCAAGCCCACCGtcctctccctccgccgccagcgccgtcgCTCCCCCTCCGCGCACCCATCCTCCGCCCCGCTCCAGCCGCTCCTCCGTGCCATCCGCGCGCTGCCCGAGgacgccgacctcgccgccaccctcgaTGCCTTCTTCCCGCAGGGCTCCCCGCCCTCCCCCTCcgacgcgctcctcctcctcaactacCTCCACCCGTCGTGGCGCAAGTCGCTCTCCCTCCTCGCCTGGCTCCGGGCGCTCCCCAGCGCCGCCTTCCCGCTCGACACCATCTTCTTCAACGTCGCGCTCAAGTcgctccgcgccgcgcgccagTGGCCGCACGCCGAGCGCCTCGCGCTCGACATGCTCGACGCCGGCGTCCCCCTCGACAACATCACCTACTCCACGCTCAtcaccgccgcgcgccgctgccgccacttCGCCAAGGCCGTCGAGTGGTTCGAGCGCATGTACGCCGCCGACGGCGTCCTCCCCGACGAGGTCACCTACTCCGCCGTCCTCGACGTCTACGCGCAGCTCGGCATGAAGGAGGAGGTGCTCGCGCTCTTCGACCGCGCCAGGGGCAGCGGCTGGAAGCCCGACCACGTCGCCTTCGCCGTCCTCGCCAAGATGTTCGGGGAGGCCGGAGACTACGAGGGCATCCAGTTCGTCTTCAAGGAGATGCAGGAGGTCGGCATCAAGCCCAACATCTTCGTCTACAACGCGCTGCTCGAGGCGCTGGGCAAGACCGGCAAGCCTGGCCTCGCGCGCAACCTGTTCGACGAAATGACCGCCCAGGGCGTCGAGCCCAATGCGCGCACGCTCACCGCGCTTGCCAAGATCTACGGGAGGGCGCGCTGGGGGCGCGACGCGCTCCAGCTCTGGGAGCAGATGAGGGAGATGAAGCTGCCGGCCGATAACATCCTGTGCAACACGTTGCTGAGCATGTGTGCCGACGTGGGGCTGGTGGCCGAGGCCGAGCAGCTGTTCAACGAGATGAAGGATCCAGAGTGCCGTGACGTCCCCAAGCCAGACAAGTGGAGCTACACGGCCATGATCAACATCTACGGGAGCAACGGGGACACAGACCAGGCGCTCCAGCTGTTTACGGAAATGCTAAAGGGCGGGATAGAACCCAACATCATGAGCTACACCATTGTGATCCAATGCCTTGGGAAGGCGCAGAGGATACGGCAGGCAGTGGAGGTGCTTGAGGCGGGGCTGGAGAAGGGCCTCAAGCCCGATGATCGCCTCTGTGGGTGCTTGCTCTCTGTTGTCGCTCTGAGCAGCGGGGAGGAGACGGAAGTGGTGCTTTCTTCCCTGGAAAAGGTCAACCAGAACCTTGTCAAGCTGATCAGAATGCTCGGTGAAGACCAAGTGGGTGTTGACGATCTTACAAAGGAGCTAAAGGGTGTGTTGAACGCTGCGGCCCCTGAAGTACGCCGGCCTTACTGCAACTGTCTGATCGACATATGCCAGAACCATGGCTTCCCTCCTCAGAGGGCAAGAGAAGTCTTCCAGCTTGCCCACACCTACGGTTTGTACTCCAAGCTTCATAGCAGAAAGGATGGAGAGTGGTCACTGGATCTGCGATCGCTTTCGGTTGGTGCGGCCAAGACAGCATTCGATGATTGGATGCAGACCATCTCAGAGCTCTTGGTGCAGCAAAAGGCTTTGCCAGAGTCCTTCAGCGTGTACACTGGGTCCAGCACCCACAAGTTTGCACAGGGGCTGGCAAGTGCATTCGCGTCTCACCTTGAACAAATGGCGGCGCCATTCCGTCCAAGTGAGTCTCATGTTGGAAGCTTCATCAGTTCAAGGGATGATCTGGTCTCATGGCTGCAGATGAGCAGTTCGTCAGCGGTCGTTGCTGGATGA
- the LOC117836835 gene encoding S-norcoclaurine synthase 1, translating to MDDTSAKPRNLGGSLPVPNVQDLAARPADELTPAVLHRYLRGADAPALSAATVTVPVVDLGRLLDPSSSMDIEAASLRAACEDWGFFQVVNHGVPDEVIHDVREDLKAFFQLPLAEKQALAQGPGGIEGYGQAFVVSEDQKLDWADMLFLSTLPPEYRYLNFWPSRPATFGGSLQRYAAEVQRVAAGLLRAMARNLGVADTEEMTRIAAAQGMRINYYPPCPQAHDKVLGLSPHSDAVGLTLLLQASPVAGLQIRREGAWIPVEPLPGALIANVGDVIEVLTNGRYKSIEHRAVVNARHERISVAAFHTAMFGGTYGPLEEIIVGQDEAPRYRTVGVEDYVKLVLSSKLEGKNIMDAMKINNAP from the coding sequence aTGGATGATACATCAGCCAAGCCGCGCAACCTGGGCGGGTCGCTGCCCGTCCCCAACGTGCAGGACCTCGCCGCGCGCCCCGCCGACGAGCTCACGCCGGCCGTCCTCCACCGCTACCTCCGCGGCGCCGACGCTCCAGCGCTCTCTGCTGCCACCGTCACGGTGCCCGTCGTGGACCTCGGCAGGCTGCTCGACCCGTCGTCGTCCATGGATATTGAGGCCGCCAGCCTGAGGGCCGCCTGCGAGGACTGGGGCTTCTTCCAGGTCGTCAACCACGGCGTGCCCGACGAGGTCATCCACGACGTCAGGGAGGACCTCAAGGCCTTCTTCCAGCTCCCGCTCGCGGAGAAGCAGGCCCTTGCGCAGGGGCCCGGCGGGATCGAGGGCTACGGGCAGGCCTTCGTCGTCTCCGAGGACCAGAAGCTGGACTGGGCCGACATGCTCTTCCTCTCCACGCTGCCGCCCGAGTACCGCTACCTCAACTTCTGGCCTTCCCGCCCCGCCACTTTCGGCGGCTCGCTCCAGCGCTACGCCGCGGAGGTGCAGCGGGTGGCCGCCGGCCTGCTCCGAGCCATGGCCAGGAACCTGGGCGTGGCGGACACGGAGGAGATGACGAGGATCGCCGCCGCGCAGGGCATGCGGATCAACTACTACCCGCCGTGCCCGCAGGCGCACGACAAGGTGCTGGGCCTGTCGCCGCACTCCGACGCCGTCGGGCtcacgctgctgctgcaggcGAGCCCCGTGGCCGGCCTGCAGATCAGGCGGGAGGGCGCCTGGATCCCGGTGGAGCCGCTGCCGGGGGCCCTGATCGCCAACGTCGGCGACGTCATCGAGGTGCTCACCAACGGCAGGTACAAGAGCATCGAGCACAGGGCGGTGGTCAACGCGCGCCACGAGCGGATCTCCGTCGCCGCCTTCCACACCGCCATGTTCGGCGGCACGTACGGGCCGCTGGAGGAGATCATCGTCGGACAAGACGAGGCGCCGCGCTACAGGACCGTCGGCGTCGAGGACTACGTAAAGCTCGTGCTGTCCAGCAAGCTCGAGGGAAAGAACATCATGGACGCCATGAAGATCAACAATGCTCCTTGA